One Epinephelus fuscoguttatus linkage group LG10, E.fuscoguttatus.final_Chr_v1 genomic window carries:
- the LOC125896450 gene encoding interferon-induced protein 44-like isoform X2 translates to MEAMLTRSRQTTICSQLGRVKLRLLYKASIHGFTGAAFHQQCDQRGPTVSVGYNASGYVFGGYTQQPFTQSGQYVHDDQAFLFTFSGERLLKYPVNPANPGYAVKMIANSGPYFGEALVLVNGSKAVVYSNPGNYYNFNAAEMHGNDLNLTECEVYEVEETTELDRPWRTINWESQNKKELMENIKMYKPTVGSVSQARVLLIGPVGAGKSSFFNSINSVFRGHVTSQAIAGSSTTSLTTQFRTFSVKAGREGKPLPIILCDTMGLEESRAAGLEIDDISSILKGHLPDRYQFNPSAPLNSEAHGYCKSPRLKDKIHCVVYVVDACKVSIMPRKLEEKLDAVRRKVNLMGIPQLVLLTKVDEACPLVKEDVKNIYKSGYIKEIMQEVSARLGVPVSCVVPVKNYCEELELDLSCDVLLLSAVMQMLRFADNYFDEISDQLSNTAVKE, encoded by the exons ATGGAGGCCATGCTAACCAGGAGCCGCCAGACCACAATCTGCTCCCAGCTGGGGAGAGTCAAACTACGGCTGCTGTACAAGGCCAGCATCCATGGTTTCACCGGCGCAGCCTTCCACCAACAATGTGACCAGCGTGGTCCCACAGTGTCTGTGGGCTATAACGCCTCCGGCTATGTGTTTGGAGGCTACACCCAACAACCCTTCACTCAGTCTGGACAGTACGTTCATGATGACCAGGCCTTTCTTTTTACCTTCAGTGGAGAAAGGCTCCTCAAATATCCAGTCAATCCTGCCAATCCAGGTTATGCAGTGAAAATGATAGCCAACTCTGGTCCATATTTTGGAGAAGCGCTGGTTCTTGTTAATGGAAGCAAAGCAGTTGTCTATAGCAATCCAGGAAATTACTACAACTTCAATGCTGCAGAAATGCATGGCAACGACCTGAACCTGACTGAGTGTGAAGTCTATGAAGTCGAGG AAACCACAGAACTTGACAGGCCATGGAGGACTATAAACTGGGAATCTCA GAACAAGAAGGAGCTGATGGAGaatattaaaatgtacaaaCCCACAGTCGGCTCTGTGTCCCAGGCTCGGGTTCTGCTCATCGGACCAGTTGGAGCTGGAAAGTCCAGTTTCTTCAATTCTATCAACTCTGTATTCAGAGGCCACGTCACCAGTCAGGCCATCGCTGGCTCCTCTACCACCAGCCTCACAACACAG TTTCGCACCTTCTCAGTGAAAGCTGGGCGAGAGGGGAAACCTCTGCCAATCATCTTGTGTGATACCATGGGACTGGAGGAAAGCAGAGCAGCGGGGCTTGAGATCGATGACATCAGCAGCATCCTTAAAGGTCATCTGCCAGACCGTTATCAG TTCAACCCCTCTGCTCCTCTGAATTCGGAGGCCCACGGCTATTGTAAGTCTCCAAGGCTCAAGGACAAGATCCACTGTGTGGTCTATGTCGTTGATGCCTGCAAGGTCTCAATCATGCCCAGAAAACTGGAGGAGAAGCTGGATGCTGTCCGCAGAAAGGTCAACTTAATGG gAATTCCTCAGCTGGTCCTTCTCACTAAAGTAGATGAAGCCTGCCCTTTGGTGAAAGAGGACGTGAAAAACATTTACAAGAGTGGCTACATCAAGGAAATA ATGCAGGAGGTCAGTGCTCGGCTTGGTGTGCCGGTGTCCTGTGTTGTGCCAGTGAAGAACTACTGCGAAGAGCTGGAGTTGGACCTAAGCTGCGATGTCCTGCTGCTCAGCGCTGTCATGCAGATGCTTCGCTTCGCAGACAATTACTTTGATGAGATCAGCGACCAACTCAGCAACACCGCAGTCAAGGAATAG
- the ifi44g gene encoding interferon-induced protein 44 isoform X3, whose amino-acid sequence MEKPFGKPASISGFSFGTRALVTAPTTSSQPTVGTAAEDAVSASIFASSTEREENKPLFIFPGAQGTLESPWRDMEWTEEQRTSLMKTVSSYRQSCDEGTQARVLLLGPVGSGKSSFVSSVQSVFNGRVTNRAMVGSSSTSFTKKLQSFNIHGQKGEDPTGLVLCDIVGLGGEEMAGLTLHDILSVIKGHVPEGHKFSPDQPVRSETVGYVKRPSLKDKIHCVAFVVDASKILTYSKRFSITFQHLREHISDLGVHQVALLTHIDKICRETAKDVTQVYKSHIIRDTMSKAGDLLGMSTSYIVPVKNYSSELDLDQNTDVLLLSAVDHILQYADLYFQDNTPQDAGPKII is encoded by the exons ATGGAGAAACCATTTGGAAAACCAGCCAG TATTAGTGGCTTTTCATTTGGCACACGCGCACTCGTCACAGCTCCAACTACTTCATCCCAACCCACTGTTGGAACGGCAGCAGAAGATGCTGTCAGCGCCTCCATATTCGCCAGctcaacagagagagaggagaacaaACCTTTGTTTATATTCCCAG GAGCTCAAGGAACATTGGAATCTCCATGGAGAGACATGGAGTGGACAGAAGA GCAAAGGACAAGCCTGATGAAGACTGTCAGCTCCTACAGGCAGAGCTGTGACGAGGGGACTCAGGCTCGGGTTCTCCTCCTGGGCCCGGTCGGCTCTGGAAAGTCCAGCTTTGTCAGTTCAGTCCAGTCAGTGTTTAATGGAAGAGTCACCAACCGGGCCATGGTGGGCTCCTCTTCAACCAGCTTCACCAAGAAG ctgcAGTCCTTCAACATCCATGGTCAGAAAGGAGAGGATCCTACTGGACTGGTGCTGTGCGATATTGTTGGACTGGGGGGTGAAGAGATGGCCGGACTGACCCTCCATGACATCCTGTCTGTCATTAAAGGTCATGTACCTGAGGGACACAAG TTTAGCCCAGATCAGCCAGTGAGGTCTGAGACTGTGGGCTATGTGAAGAGGCCAAGCCTCAAAGACAAGATCCATTGTGTGGCCTTTGTGGTGGACGCTTCTAAAATCCTGACCTACTCCAAACGCTTCAGCATCACCTTTCAGCATCTCCGAGAGCACATCAGTGACCTGG GTGTCCACCAGGTGGCTCTGCTGACCCACATAGACAAAATATGTCGAGAAACAGCCAAAGATGTCACTCAGGTTTACAAGAGCCACATCATTCGCGACACG ATGAGTAAAGCAGGAGATCTGTTGGGTATGTCCACCTCCTACATCGTCCCAGTGAAGAACTACTCGTCAGAGCTGGACCTGGACCAGAACACTGACGTGCTTCTGCTTAGTGCTGTCGACCACATCCTGCAGTATGCTGACCTGTATTTCCAGGACAATACACCACAAGATGCAGGGCCAAAGATAATCTAA
- the ifi44g gene encoding interferon-induced protein 44 isoform X2 → MEKPFGKPASISGFSFGTRALVTAPTTSSQPTVGTAAEDAVSASIFASSTEREENKPLFIFPEKIRIAAAVGIKQDQGSRCNHNPQSRSNRNLWRAVRRESTKTVEKKPRAQGTLESPWRDMEWTEEQRTSLMKTVSSYRQSCDEGTQARVLLLGPVGSGKSSFVSSVQSVFNGRVTNRAMVGSSSTSFTKKSFNIHGQKGEDPTGLVLCDIVGLGGEEMAGLTLHDILSVIKGHVPEGHKFSPDQPVRSETVGYVKRPSLKDKIHCVAFVVDASKILTYSKRFSITFQHLREHISDLGVHQVALLTHIDKICRETAKDVTQVYKSHIIRDTMSKAGDLLGMSTSYIVPVKNYSSELDLDQNTDVLLLSAVDHILQYADLYFQDNTPQDAGPKII, encoded by the exons ATGGAGAAACCATTTGGAAAACCAGCCAG TATTAGTGGCTTTTCATTTGGCACACGCGCACTCGTCACAGCTCCAACTACTTCATCCCAACCCACTGTTGGAACGGCAGCAGAAGATGCTGTCAGCGCCTCCATATTCGCCAGctcaacagagagagaggagaacaaACCTTTGTTTATATTCCCAG aaaaaataagaatagcagcagcagtgggCATCAAGCAGGACCAAGGCAGCAGGTGCAACCACAATCCACAATCCAGGAGCAACCGCAATCTATGGAGAGCTGTGAGACGAGAAAGCACGAAGACTgtggagaagaagccaa GAGCTCAAGGAACATTGGAATCTCCATGGAGAGACATGGAGTGGACAGAAGA GCAAAGGACAAGCCTGATGAAGACTGTCAGCTCCTACAGGCAGAGCTGTGACGAGGGGACTCAGGCTCGGGTTCTCCTCCTGGGCCCGGTCGGCTCTGGAAAGTCCAGCTTTGTCAGTTCAGTCCAGTCAGTGTTTAATGGAAGAGTCACCAACCGGGCCATGGTGGGCTCCTCTTCAACCAGCTTCACCAAGAAG TCCTTCAACATCCATGGTCAGAAAGGAGAGGATCCTACTGGACTGGTGCTGTGCGATATTGTTGGACTGGGGGGTGAAGAGATGGCCGGACTGACCCTCCATGACATCCTGTCTGTCATTAAAGGTCATGTACCTGAGGGACACAAG TTTAGCCCAGATCAGCCAGTGAGGTCTGAGACTGTGGGCTATGTGAAGAGGCCAAGCCTCAAAGACAAGATCCATTGTGTGGCCTTTGTGGTGGACGCTTCTAAAATCCTGACCTACTCCAAACGCTTCAGCATCACCTTTCAGCATCTCCGAGAGCACATCAGTGACCTGG GTGTCCACCAGGTGGCTCTGCTGACCCACATAGACAAAATATGTCGAGAAACAGCCAAAGATGTCACTCAGGTTTACAAGAGCCACATCATTCGCGACACG ATGAGTAAAGCAGGAGATCTGTTGGGTATGTCCACCTCCTACATCGTCCCAGTGAAGAACTACTCGTCAGAGCTGGACCTGGACCAGAACACTGACGTGCTTCTGCTTAGTGCTGTCGACCACATCCTGCAGTATGCTGACCTGTATTTCCAGGACAATACACCACAAGATGCAGGGCCAAAGATAATCTAA
- the ifi44g gene encoding interferon-induced protein 44 isoform X1 produces MEKPFGKPASISGFSFGTRALVTAPTTSSQPTVGTAAEDAVSASIFASSTEREENKPLFIFPEKIRIAAAVGIKQDQGSRCNHNPQSRSNRNLWRAVRRESTKTVEKKPRAQGTLESPWRDMEWTEEQRTSLMKTVSSYRQSCDEGTQARVLLLGPVGSGKSSFVSSVQSVFNGRVTNRAMVGSSSTSFTKKLQSFNIHGQKGEDPTGLVLCDIVGLGGEEMAGLTLHDILSVIKGHVPEGHKFSPDQPVRSETVGYVKRPSLKDKIHCVAFVVDASKILTYSKRFSITFQHLREHISDLGVHQVALLTHIDKICRETAKDVTQVYKSHIIRDTMSKAGDLLGMSTSYIVPVKNYSSELDLDQNTDVLLLSAVDHILQYADLYFQDNTPQDAGPKII; encoded by the exons ATGGAGAAACCATTTGGAAAACCAGCCAG TATTAGTGGCTTTTCATTTGGCACACGCGCACTCGTCACAGCTCCAACTACTTCATCCCAACCCACTGTTGGAACGGCAGCAGAAGATGCTGTCAGCGCCTCCATATTCGCCAGctcaacagagagagaggagaacaaACCTTTGTTTATATTCCCAG aaaaaataagaatagcagcagcagtgggCATCAAGCAGGACCAAGGCAGCAGGTGCAACCACAATCCACAATCCAGGAGCAACCGCAATCTATGGAGAGCTGTGAGACGAGAAAGCACGAAGACTgtggagaagaagccaa GAGCTCAAGGAACATTGGAATCTCCATGGAGAGACATGGAGTGGACAGAAGA GCAAAGGACAAGCCTGATGAAGACTGTCAGCTCCTACAGGCAGAGCTGTGACGAGGGGACTCAGGCTCGGGTTCTCCTCCTGGGCCCGGTCGGCTCTGGAAAGTCCAGCTTTGTCAGTTCAGTCCAGTCAGTGTTTAATGGAAGAGTCACCAACCGGGCCATGGTGGGCTCCTCTTCAACCAGCTTCACCAAGAAG ctgcAGTCCTTCAACATCCATGGTCAGAAAGGAGAGGATCCTACTGGACTGGTGCTGTGCGATATTGTTGGACTGGGGGGTGAAGAGATGGCCGGACTGACCCTCCATGACATCCTGTCTGTCATTAAAGGTCATGTACCTGAGGGACACAAG TTTAGCCCAGATCAGCCAGTGAGGTCTGAGACTGTGGGCTATGTGAAGAGGCCAAGCCTCAAAGACAAGATCCATTGTGTGGCCTTTGTGGTGGACGCTTCTAAAATCCTGACCTACTCCAAACGCTTCAGCATCACCTTTCAGCATCTCCGAGAGCACATCAGTGACCTGG GTGTCCACCAGGTGGCTCTGCTGACCCACATAGACAAAATATGTCGAGAAACAGCCAAAGATGTCACTCAGGTTTACAAGAGCCACATCATTCGCGACACG ATGAGTAAAGCAGGAGATCTGTTGGGTATGTCCACCTCCTACATCGTCCCAGTGAAGAACTACTCGTCAGAGCTGGACCTGGACCAGAACACTGACGTGCTTCTGCTTAGTGCTGTCGACCACATCCTGCAGTATGCTGACCTGTATTTCCAGGACAATACACCACAAGATGCAGGGCCAAAGATAATCTAA